Proteins from one Salmo salar chromosome ssa07, Ssal_v3.1, whole genome shotgun sequence genomic window:
- the LOC106608990 gene encoding ATP-sensitive inward rectifier potassium channel 10-like, with the protein MTSATPPSSRGSSPDKVCHSMTQTEVLKPLLGAVGVAAGEAATAVCALRRRRRVLSKDGHSNVRIEHVSGRGALYLRDIWTTFLDMQWRYKLFLFSATFAGTWFLFGVLWYLVALVHGDLLEFDPPSNHTPCVMQVQTLTGAFLFSLESQTTIGYGFRCITEECPAAIILLILQLVITMVLEIFITGTFLAKVARPKKRGETVKFSQHAVVSNHEGRPCLMIRVANMRKSLLLGCSVTGKLLQTSQTKEGDTVRLDQRNVPFQVDMSSDSPFLILPLTFYHIIDDSSPLRAWAAKGGGWTDPDLADFELLVIMSATVEPTSATCQVRTSYLPDEILWGYEFPPVVSLSPSGKYVADFAFFDKVAKTKTTPLFKQASPPSPAMRSSRYQGSSRGGAEEGADPEKIKLEESYRGEERGRGRGRDSLLSVRISNV; encoded by the exons ATGACCTCGGCCACTCCCCCGTCCTCACGTGGCTCCTCCCCCGACAAGGTGTGTCACTCAATGACTCAGACGGAGGTTCTGAAGCCGCTGCTGGGGGCGGTGGGGGTGGCGGCAGGGGAAGCAGCGACAGCGGTCTGTGCGCTCCGACGGAGACGGCGTGTTCTCTCCAAGGACGGGCACAGCAACGTGCGCATCGAGCATGTGAGCGGGCGCGGGGCGCTGTACCTGCGTGACATCTGGACGACCTTCCTGGACATGCAGTGGCGCTACAAGCTCTTCCTGTTCTCGGCCACCTTCGCCGGGACCTGGTTCCTGTTCGGGGTTCTGTGGTACCTGGTGGCGCTGGTGCATGGAGACCTGCTAg aGTTTGACCCGCCGTCCAACCACACCCCGTGTGTGATGCAGGTGCAGACCCTAACGGGGGCGTTCCTCTTCTCGCTGGAGTCCCAGACCACCATTGGCTACGGCTTCCGTTGCATCACAGAGGAATGTCCTGCCGccatcatcctcctcatcctccagctTGTCATTACCATGGTTCTGGAGATCTTCATCACAGGAACCTTCCTCGCCAAG GTGGCGCGGCCCAAGAAGAGAGGCGAGACAGTGAAGTTCAGCCAGCACGCCGTGGTGTCCAATCACGAGGGCCGACCCTGCCTCATGATCCGAGTGGCCAACATGCGCAAGAGCCTGTTACTGGGCTGCTcg GTAACAGGGAAGTTGCTCCAGACATCTCAGACCAAGGAGGGGGATACAGTGCGACTGGACCAGAGGAATGTTCCCTTCCAGGTGGACATGTCCAGTGACAGCCCCTTCCTCATCCTCCCACTCACCTTCTACCACATCATTGACGACAGCAGCCCACTCAGAGCCTGGGCCGCCAAGG GAGGGGGATGGACGGATCCGGATCTGGCAGACTTTGAGCTGCTGGTGATCATGAGTGCCACGGTAGAGCCCACCTCCGCCACCTGCCAGGTGCGCACCTCCTACCTGCCTGACGAGATCCTGTGGGGGTATGAGTTCCCCCCCGtggtctccctgtccccctcggGGAAGTATGTGGCCGACTTCGCCTTCTTCGACAAGGTGGCCAAAACAAAGACCACCCCCCTCTTCAAACAGGCCTCGCCCCCAAGCCCAGCCATGCGCTCTTCCCGTTACCAAGGCAGCAGCAGAGGGGGCGCGGAGGAAGGGGCAGACCCGGAGAAGATCAAACTGGAGGAGAgctatagaggggaggagagggggaggggcagggggagagaTAGTCTTCTCAGTGTCCGTATCAGCaatgtctag